From ANME-2 cluster archaeon:
GCCATCATATTTTCTACCATCCAGAAACAAAACGAAGGGTTGTTGTACCTCTTCATAAAAAGAATTTGCCAAAAGGAACATTACTTGAGATTTTAAAACAAGCAGGAATAAGTAAAGATATTCTTAATGAACTACTATGAGCATGCTTTTAGATATTATACGCCTGCCCACCAGTTCAAATGCACAACCAACCACCTGACTCAACTCAAATTTAATATTTTATTGAAATTATCGATCTAGTGTCAAGTCAACCATGAAACGTATAGCGACCATTTGCCATATCTTTTATGTCACTGGCGGATTTAAAAAAATCAGTGCAGCATTTAATTCTCGACTTGACACTATTAGTAAATCTGGATCATGTGCACATATTGTTTAAATATCTGCCAAAATATTAAGTAAGTTATATATCAAAGATGATCAAAGGTAGAAGTAGCAGATGCTCAGGAAGGAGTTTACCCATTTGAAGAAATGGTGCGGTGATTATATTTTGGCTCCGAGTTGATAACACGGCTCTGTGGGCTCTGGCTAGTAGGCACTTTTTATTAGTTAGGAACTATAACCATAAAGTTAGACTTTTCTGAATATTTATTTAATATTGCTAAGAAGTTCAATGAAATTTTGGTAATATCCTAATATGTAGTTGATATGCCTACTTTAAACATCAATAATTCCTTCCAAGGCCAAATATGATCTGTTATACCCTCAGCCATACATGGTGTTCTTTTTATATTCTTCTCACTCTTCTTTGTTTTTATTTCTAAGGATGAATGAAACCTGTTTAGGTTATTGTAGCACTGAAACAAATCTATATGATTATCTGCCATCTCATTGCACTTAGAAAAGCATATAGTTTTTCGAACCAGCCTAGAAATGCTGTGTCTCATTGTCAGATTATATCTTTCGATATATACCGTGTCTATATCTGTAATATCCATTTCACCAAATATTACTGTTCGGATTTTGTCAATTACCCTGCCTTTCTCTCTTTCCTTGATGATCTGTCCGTAATTGACCGTATCTATATCAAAATTTTTCAGTATAGCGCCTATATATTGACTGTTACCATCACTGGTAAATGTCGCTTTCTCGTGATCTGTTGGCATCTTACATCGCTTTTTTACTGTTTTCATTAGCTTGTCTGCAATTTCCTGCACTCTTTTACCAGTACTGTGTGCCAGGTGGATTTTTGTATCTGCCTTCTGTGCTATGTATATCCAGTAATCGCCATGTTTATCTGCGTCGTCATCTCCTTCGTTAACGTTTTTTGTTTTTTTTTATGAAAGTCCACATTTCATCCACCTGAACTTCAGTAAGTTGAATATC
This genomic window contains:
- a CDS encoding addiction module toxin, HicA family — translated: MPKLPSLSPQKIIRILEQNGFILDRVKGSHHIFYHPETKRRVVVPLHKKNLPKGTLLEILKQAGISKDILNELL